The sequence below is a genomic window from Trichocoleus desertorum ATA4-8-CV12.
CTAGGCGGGCGATCGCCAACATTATCCTCTGGGGTCATGACATCAGCAATTGCATCGGTGGCCTGATTCGCGGCTTTCTTAGCCTGACGCATCTCAGAATTAGCGTCGCCTTCTACCGCTGCGTTTTTGGCTACGTGCTTTTTCTTGCCCATGTCCTTCTCCCTGGTTGATCAACTTGACTAACCTGACTGAATTGCGCCATTTCAGGTTGTCTGTTTTCTAAGGTCAGGCGATCGCTAACTTTTGCTTTGCAATGCCGCGATCGCCTTCAGCCTTATTCTAGCGACAGCATTTAGTCGCCCTTTCATCCAGAAAGCTTTCAACAGATCTCAGTTGGCCATCATTACCAGGAGCTGTAGCCCAGTTGAGTCAGTCCTAACAAGCCTTTTTGTTGTTCATAGCGCTGCAAAATGGCTAGCGTATACTCGGCAACACTGGGGTAGCGATGCCCACCATAATAGCTGGCTGTCGTGTAGTTATAGCGGTAAGGCTTGCCACTGTACCAATGAGAAGCCACCCGACGAACGGCGATCGCTTCATCTCCGTTGCTAGCAACCAAAGCGGCTTGCCAGTATTGATTGAGTTTGAAGTCAATCACTTGTAGTTGCAGTTCGGGGCTGTTGAGAAATTCGGAGGCGCTAATGGAGTGCCCCAGAGCTTCTTTCGTCCAGCTAGGGACATTAGCAGGCATAACCTGACCATAGCCCAACGCTCCAGAATGGCGGTTCACAGCGCGAAAATTAGCTCCACTTTCTTGTCCAATAATGGCGCGGCGCAAAGCAACCACCTGAGCAGGGAGCGTTGAGGCTGGTTCTACTTGGAAATCGTAAGTACTTGCCTGAGCAGCCGGAACCACCACTGGCAAAGCTAGCCCTCCCACCAATAAGCCTCGAACAATCAGAGCAGTTACGGCTGTGAGGGAGCGCGAACTTGTCCACTGTTTTAGCAAAATCTAACCTTCCTAAAGTCAACTTCACACTGAACTTGAGAGACAGACCAAAACTCAAGTCTCCTTAAGATGCCTGTGCTCCTAAAACAGCAAATCAGTGAATCTACGGCTGTTGGCTCTCTGCTCAGAGAATTTAGCGGCAATTAGCAGGGTTGCGATCGCTGAAAAGCTGATGCTTTGGTTTAGACTAAGGCCAAAATGAATCCAAGCAGCCACCGCATGTAATTGGACTTGTGATTGAACTAGCAAGGTTTGGGGCGATCGCTAGAAGGAAACCTTCGTGCTTATACTGAACCGAATGAAGTTCTAGAGCGTGAGAGGCTAGGAATTAGCTTGAAGCAATCGGTGAACTACGGTATTGAATGAATCAGGATAATTTTTTAACAAAGATTTTAATTTATGCATAGCTTTATTCCCCCGGAGCGGTTTTTTCCTTACCTTACCTGGACTGAAATTCAAGCCATGCCAGATAAGGCCAATGTAGTGCTAGTTCAGCCACTAGGGGCGATCGAGCAACATGGGCCACATTTACCGCTGATTGTCGATGCCGCGATCGGGGTGGCTGTTTTGGGCAAAGCCTTGCATCAACTAGAGGCTAGCATTCCTGCCTATGCCTTACCGCCGCTGTACTATGGCAAGTCAAATGAGCACTGGCACTTTCCGGGTACGATTACGCTCAGTGCCCAAACGTTGCTGGCAACTCTAAGCGAAATTGCTGAGAGCGTCTACAGAGCTGGATTCCGCAAGTTGGTGCTGATGAACTCTCACGGTGGACAGCCACAAGTGCTAGAAATTGTTGCGCGGGATTTGCACGTTAAGTACGAAGATTTCAGCATTTTCCCTTTGTTTACCTGGCAAGCACCCCACATTGCCAAAGAACTCCTCAGTCCCAAAGAACTGGCATGGGGCATTCATGCGGGAGATGCAGAAACTAGCCTGATGCTGGCTATTTTGCCAAACCAAATCCGGATGGAACGGGCGATCGCCGAGTATCCCTCAGAGCAACCTGAAGGTAGCCTCTTGAGTATGGAAGGCAAACTACCTTTTGCTTGGGCCACGCGAGACATGAGCCAAAGTGGAGTAATCGGTGACCCAACGACTGCCACCGCAGAGAAGGGCGATCGCCTCCTAGAGTCGCTAGCAGCAGGTTGGGCGCAAGTTATTCAAGATGTGTATGCGTTTCAGCCCCTTCAGCCTTATTAGCAGCCCTATTGATTAGGCCACGCCGCTTCACTTGGCTGATGCCTAAACCTGCTAAGGCTAGTAAGCCCAAAGTAGCAGTAGGTTCGGGTACAGAAGCGGGATCTTCATCGCTAGAGCGAAGTGTTGTCAAGGCCAAATTGCTAATAGCCTGGTGAGCGGCTGTGGTGGGATGAATGCTATCCCAAAACAAATACTCGTTGGGATTACTACAGATGCTAAAGGGTTGTTGATTAAAGCAGGGTTCGGTGACGTTGGTAAAGCCAAACTGCGACGGTTGGCTAATGACTTGTTGAAACAAAGCATTGACGTCAAGCGGAATGATATTGGCATCAAAACCAGGCGAGCGCTCTAAATTTCCAATTTCCTGAAAGAGAAGATTATTGTGAGCTTGAGATAAGTTGTTCAGCCTCTGAGCATCGGGAGTGGTACGGGTTAAAGGTAAAGTGCCTAAATCTGGCAAGTTCAGCACTAAAATACTTCGCGCCCCAGCCCCTTCAAGGGCAGTCACTGCCGTTGTGAGGTTGGTAACCGAAGGGTTAGGGTCGTTGAAGGGCTGAAAAGCGCTTTGCGTGGGTAGGTAGTCATTGGCTCCTGCCCAGAGTACAAAAAGGGCGTTTGGATTCGCAGGAAGCGGTAAGCTCAGGAACTGAGCAATTTGTTGTTGCAGTGCTGGGAAAAGGGGAAATACGGTATTGGCTGTGCCTGAGGTGGCACCCCCAAAGGCAAAATTGGCTCCTTGAATCGGTGGATTTTGAGCTGAAAGCTGAGTGCTAGGTAAGGGGCTGAGACCCAGTTGACCTGCTAAGTATTCCGCCCAAACAGGGCCATTGCTAAATCGCTGGGCATAGGGAGGACTAGGAGGAACTAAACCCCCTGATGCTCTATAGGCGTTACCAGGATCGCTCAGACTGTCGCCAAAAAAATAGACTTGGTTAAAGCTTAGGGTGGCTGCGGTGCTAGGCTGGCTGACCAAAGCCAAGCTGCCAACCGCGATCGCCACTCCAGCAATTCCTGTCAATACTGATTTCATGAAGCTGCCGTAGTTCTAGGTATTGTTCATACTATTTGTAGCAACCTTTACGTAAGATCACCCAATCTTTGGAATAAATTTACGAGAAGTTCACCAGCCTGCTAAACAGGAGTGTTACAACGGGGCTAAGGAAGTGAAGTCTCCAGTGCGATCGCTAGACTTTATTTTCGCTCTTTACCCTAACTACAGCCTAAAATTTGTAACTTTAGATACTATTTCCGTCTTGATTTCATTACATTGGAGTTAGAGACAGTTCAACTTCCAGATTTCAGCTACGGATTCTAAGCCACAGTTTCTAAGCCACAGTATTTAGTTCTGTCAGTCGAGGTTTTGATTATGCCTGAGCTTACCTGTACGATTCCAGTTCCCCGGACTCCTCAAGAGTTAGATCAAGCCATTCAGCGCTATCGCAATACCGATTTGCACGGCTACGAACTTTTTTGCCAGTGGCAAGCCATCTGCGAAGGCTCTATGCAGCAAGACTTTTCGGAGCCTAGTGCAGACGCAGTCCCAGGAGAAGACAGCTATTAAGCCTTTAGCCGCCTGATTCTAAATAAAATTGACACTGCACACCATTAGGGATGTCCCCCACAAACGTCATCTCTAATGGTTGGCCTTAATATGGTTCGCCTTAACTAGGAGCGGGCAAACCCAAACGGGCAAGCGACATGCCAAGCTCTAGATACAGTTGATGAGCAATAAGTTTTTAGGATCTTTAGGGTGGCTGGCGATCGCGAGCCTTGGCAACTGCTGCGATCGCCACTGTGCCCAATCCTTATCAATGGGCACTTTTAAGCAAGCTCAGCATCCAACCCCACCCTAGTCTTTGCCAAGATGCCACCGCCATGAGGCGTTACCTCAACAGTGGTGGTAATCCTAATGCGATGACAAGAGGAGGTGATGTGCAAGTCAAACGTAAGGATGGCATGACTCCTTTAGCGATCGCGGCTCAATTCCAGGACGCCAAAGGAGACAAGATCAAACTATTGTTGACGCAAGGCGCGGATGTGAACGCCAAGGATAACCAGGGCAAAACCGTACTGCACTATTTAGCGTCTGCCTATGCGATTGAAAAAAGAAAAGCTTTTGAGCTGCTATTAGCCGCAGGAGCCGAAATTAACCCCTAGCTTCTAGACTTGCTGTCTAAGCGATCGCCCACAAGCCACAAACCTAATCAAGCACCAGCGTCTGGTCTATCCTCTTAATGGCTCGCTTAATTAGCTTGGCTCCTTTAGGATTGCCATGGGCTAAGCACAGCTCATTGGCTTGTTGTAAGTATTCCAAACCTTGATCTACATCGCCTTGCTTACTAAAAGCAATGCCTAAGTTGTAATGAGTTTCGGCAGAGTCAGGAGCGAGATCAAGCGCTTCTTGAAACTCCTCGATCGCCTTATCTAGTTTTCCTTGTCGGCCTAGAGCTACACCAATCTGATAATGCATCTCAGCCGACAGTTCGTAGTTTTGCTCCAAACTAAAGCGGTGAGAGCCATTAGCTGCCTGTTGAGGTTGCAGTTGCTGATGGCGTAAGTTCTCGGCGGCTTTTCTAGCAGCGCTGCTCAGTTGAGCTTGAGAGGCTTGGACTTGCTGTTTGGCGGTCTGAGCCGTGTCGGCTAGCTTCACTTGAGATGAATGAACCACCTGCTGGGCAGAGTCAGCAAGGCGAGTGGCAGAAGTCTTGACTTGCTCAGAAGCATCCTTAACAGTGCTAACTGCTCCTTCAATGGCTTGAGTAGTTGTCGGACTGTCGTCATTGCTAATAGTCGCCCCAGCAATGGTCCCAACCACAGCCCCAATCGTGGCTCCGACCCGACCCGCAAACAAACGCCCGATCGCTGCACCTGCTACGCCTGCACTCACAGCAGCCGCAACGGTGGTTTTGACGGGATCAGTTCCCAGTTTCTCCGCTAGAGTACGGCCTTCTACCTGCTCTGAGGTGGACTGAGTTGTGGTGAGATCAGCAGTCTCAAAGGGTTGGTCGAAAGCCTGGATGCTACTGCTAGTCATAGTCGTCTCCATTTACTAAAAATCGGCTCAATCCGATGCGGTGTCTGATAAACATTTGTTATTTACCCATTAGGTTACTGAACTGAGTCAGCAAGTTCACTAAGCCAAAGAGAGACTGTTGCAACCTCCCAGTCAGCCCGTAGTCGTACGCCGGAATAAACAAAGCTAGGGCGATCGCTAAGCTTGCCTGAGCACGGAGGTTTTGGGTAATTCTGTACCAGCTAATCTACTAGAAGGAATACACCTGAAGGTGTGTATTCATAAGTCCACAGAACCAAGATGGTTTAAGATGTCTGCTGATGCATTATTTACTTGCTCTTAGCGTCAAGCCTAGGTTGTACTTTGTCCTAGAACAGGGAACTTTATAGGAATACTTTGTTTCAATCAGTGAATTGGTTGAAGATTTGAAAGATTTGAACTGCCGTAGGCTGCATCAAGCCAGTTTTGCCTAGTCCTGTTCTTGTGTGTGCGAAGGAGTATTTCACCTTTCCATGAGATTTTCGCGACTGTTGCCCTCTGTATGTCGTCAGAGCCAAACCCCAAAAACTCCCTCTTGGAAGTCTTACTATCGCGGTTTTGTAGCTACTGCTGCCTTGACAACCAGCCTCATCAGCCAAACCGCCTGGATTCAACCTCTTCAAGCTCAAGCAGCAGCCTACTGCCAGCTTTCAGCTGAGGCGATCGCGCAAAAAGAAGCGGCTCGTCAAGCAGCCATGAAAGGAGAAGAGAAAGCTAAAGAGCGTTACAAAGCCTTAGTTCGTGAACATGCGGCGCAAATGCAGCAGTGCCGCAGCCGTACCTGGCCCCAAACGCAAGCCATTTGGTTGCGCCTTTACCCCTGCGACTTGCAGCCAGGAGCGATCGAAAGCGTCATGGATCGCATCATCAATCGTGGCTACAACCAAGTCTATGTAGAAGTTTTCTACAACGGGCAAGTGTTGCTACCAATGGCGGAGAATCCTACGTCTTGGCCTTCCGTGGTTCGCGTACCAGGTTCTGAAAAAGCTGATTTGTTAGCCCAAGCGATCGAGAAAGGCCGTGAGCGGGGGCTGAAAGTCTATGCCTGGATGTTCACGATGAACTTTGGCTATTCTTACTCCCAACGACCCGATCGGCAACAAGCGATCGCTCGCAACGGCAGAGGCGAGACCACAACAACCACCCGCAATATTTTTGACCCCAACGGGGAAACGGGTGTGGTGGTTGCAGATGAAACTTTTATCGATCCTTATAGTATTCAAGCCAAACAAGACTATTACCAGATGGTGCAGGCAGTGACCCGTCGCCGTCCAGACGGAGTGCTGTTTGACTACATTCGTTATCCCAGAGGCACAGGGGCAGCTTCAGTTTCCAGTAAAGTTCACGATTTGTGGATCTACGGGGACTCAGCTCAACAAGCCTTGTACCAACGCGCCTTGAATAATAAGGGCTTAGAGCTAATTCGACGATTTTTAGGGCGGGGATATATCACGGCTGGAGATGTGGCGGCGGCGGATAAGCTGTATCCCCAAGAATCAGAACCGATGTGGCAGGGCCGCATTCCTTCTAACCTGACTAAGGCGTTGCCAGCGACTCAGCGCCAACCTTTCCTGCAACAAGAGCTATGGCTTTTGACGGTGGCTCATGCGTTGCAGGGCATTGTGGACTTCTTGAATCTGGCAGTCTCGCAAGTGCAGCAGCAGGGCATGACGGCGGGTGCTGTCTTTTTCCCCGACGGCAACCAGACGATTGGGCAAGGGTTCGATTCCCGATTGCAGCCGTGGGAGCGTTTTCCTGCTTCGATTGAGTGGCACCCAATGTCTTATGGTGTTTGCGGTGCCTCTGACTCTAGCTGCATTGTCTCCTTGGTGCGGCGGGTCGTCAGTATGGCTCCTCCAGGTGCCAGAATTACTCCAGCGATCGCGGGTGCTTGGGGGCAATCTCTCGGCAACCGTCCGCCTCTAGAACTTCAGATGCAAGCGATTCGCCAAGCTGCTCCCCAAATTAATGCAGTTAGCCACTTTGCCTACTCCTGGCAAGACCCCCAATCCGATCGCGATCGCAAATCCTGCAAATTGCGGTAAACATCCTGCCCAAATCGTTACGCTGAATCCCCTTTTCTGGTATGCCCGCAAGGCTATATTTTGTGAAGCTTCAAGCCTTATTCCCCCAGAATTGGCAGGGTTGTTTCATACAACGAAAGCGTTCCGAACTAGGCCCCCCTAGCCCCCCAAGTTTGGGGGGAACAAGACTCAAAGTCCCCCAGAATTGGGGGATTTAGGGGGCAGTGCAGGGAGTTGAACCACATTTCAATTTTTCCTCTTGTAACATGGAACAGCACTGCTCAGAATTGGGGGGGCTAGGGGGCGACAAAGGTTATCAGTCGTTAGGCTTGTGATGTGGCCCGCTCTACAGCCCACTGAGCGATCGCCTGGGTCAGCCCTGGCAGAGTATATTCTTGTGCTTCGACCTCGACTCTTCCAAAACGCTCAAGACAGGTTTTGGAGGTCTGGGGGCCGATAGAAGCAATGCAAATTCGTTGAAGTTCATCAATCAGAAACGAATGTCCCAGGGCTGCTTCGACAAGCTGGCAGAAATGCTTCACGGTTTTGGAGCTAGCAAAGGTGATGATATCCACGGAGCCGTGTTGTAGAGCATTGAGGGCAGCAGGGGCGATCGCGGCAGGGCAAGCAGATTGGTAGGCAGCCACTTCAACCACTTCTGCACCTTGAGCGCTGAACTCTTTCACCAGCACTTCTCGACCCCCACTCTCAACTCTGGGAAACAGAATTTTGCTACCTTGCAAGCTAGCTTCAGGGAAATGGGTCACTAAGGAATCTGCAACAAAATCGGGTGGGGTGAAATCTGCTTTAAGGCCACGCTGTCCTAAACTGCTAGCGGTTTTTTGTCCTACCACGGCAATTTTAACGCCTGCCAAGGCTCGCGCATCCTTGCCTTGAGCGGCTAGACGTTCAAAAAAGTAATCCACAGCATTGGTTGAGGTGAGGACTAACCAGTCAAAGCTGTGAAGCTGCGCGATCGCCTGATCCAACTCTTGCCAACTGGACGGCGGGCCAATCTCTAAAGTGGGCATTTCAATCACTTGAGCACCAATGGCTTGCAAGCGATCGCAAAACTCACTCGACTGACCGACCGAGCGAGTCACTAGGACAGTTTTACCCGTGAGGGGCAATTGAGTTATTAAGGCTTGATCAGGAGTGCTAACCACAGTTCCAGGGGATAACAGAGAATTCAAAACCAACCCGTTTATCGGGTTTGTCTGTGTATCATTCTGCCTGTTGGTGGGCGATCGCAGGTAGTCTTGTAGCCGTACAACTTCACCAATCGTAATCACGCAAGGCGAGAGAGCGATGCCCGCCGTTTGCGCCACGATGGTTGCCAAGGTGCCGACCCAAACTTGCTGTTGTGGTCGTCCTGCCCAACGCACAATCGCGATCGGGGTATCGGGCGATCGCCCCTGTTGCTGCAACCGCGTCACAATCTCGGCTAAGTTTCTGCCGCCCATCAGCAAGGTGAGGGTTTCGATTTGAGCTAAAGCGGCCCAATTGAGTGCATCTAGGTCGTGAGCGGTGGCAACGGCAAAGCAGGAACTTAGAACTGGATCAGTGAGGGGAATACCTGCAAATAAAGGCGCGGCGATCGCAGAAGAAATTCCTGGTACGACTTCAAACACACAGTTAGCTGCCACCAAAGCCTGAATTTCTGAAGTAGAGCGACCAAAAATAAACGGATCACCACTCTTCAGTCGCACCACTTGTTTTCCTTGGAGGCAATACTCCACCAGCAGGCGATCGATCTCAGTTTGGGGTGTGCTTGGTTGTCCCCCTCGTTTGCCCACGTTCAGCTTCAAGCAAGTCTCAGGGACGAATTGCAGCAACTCCTCCTCGGCCAAGGCATCGTAAACTAACACCTCAGCTTGGGTGAGCAGTTGATATCCGCGCACCGTTAGGTAAGCTACATCTCCTGGCCCAGAACCCACCAAATAAACTTTGCCTGGTTGCTCAATCATTTGCCCCCTCCCCAACCCTCCTCGATACGGAGAGGGGCTTTTAATTCCCCATTCCCTCGTAGGGAAGGGGGTTAGGGGGTTAGGTTCTATGTTTGATTGTTCTGCGTCCATCTAGTTGTGCAAATACCGTTCTTAAAACAAGCTGAGCTGAGCGGGAGGCTGATCGAAACTATCCCACGGTAAGGCAGGGATGGGTACACCTTGTTGTTCCAGCAGGTGTTGAAAAGCGCGGGCATGACCGGGCGATCGCGCTTCTTGGGGGCAGTGCATAAAGAAGTAAACGCGAGTGCCTTGATGCAGCCATTGCTCTACATGAGTCACCCACTCCGCCCAATATTCCTGATTCACGTCTCGCTCTGGATGATTGATGAAGCGAACCAAACTAAACGGAGCCGTGACACTGGGTTGCAGCGGCAGCTTAGGTTTGCGTCGCTCTGAATTTAACTGCGGGTCGTCCGGGCCATTGTAAACCGCGCGAGTGTCGAGCAAAACTCGTCCTACCCCCAAGTTTTCTAGAAGCTCAGTGAGTTTGATGGCATGAGTGGCCTTAAACCAATCTAGGTGGCGCACTTCTAAAGCTAGAGGCGCTGTTTCGCGCGGCCATGCCTGGAGAAAAGCGGTGAGATCATCGATCCAAGCAGGATTGTAGCTGGGCGGCAACTGCACAAACATCGGCCCCAAGCGATCGCCCAACCCTTGCATGTGTTCTAGAAATCCCAAAGCGGCGGGAATTTGCGGCTCTAGTAATCCTTGATGGGTAATATCGCGCGGTAACTTGAGGCAAAACTCAAAGCCAGGAGGTGTTTCTGCTGCCCATCGCGCCACCGTTTCTGCATCAGGAACCGAGTAAAACGTGGTGTTGCCTTCCACCGTAGTAAAGCGACGACTGTAGAGTTGCAGGAAATCAGCAGGACGACTCTTCGGGGGAAATAAATCTCCCACCCAATCTTTGTAAGCCCAAACGGCACAGCCTAGAAAAAAGTTCATGTTCTTGATCCTAGACTGAAACCTTACTCTGGTTTCACTAAGACTCGCCCGACATTTCTATTTCTCAACGGAGAGGGTGGGATTCGAACCCACGGTCTCTTTCGAGACACTCGATTTCAAGTCGAGCGCATTCGACCACTCTGCCACCTCTCCAGGTATTTAGTTAAGGTTTCTATCCACTCAGGCAAACCCAAACCGAAGAATATTCTAACCCGTTCAGCTCCAAACTGTTGTATTTTTGCGGCAATCTTACGACTTTTTCTACACTGCTTCGGCCACAGCATTGGTTTTGCGGTACATCAATTGCTCTGAAACTACCTCAAACGCTTGATTTACCCAAACCAAAGACGCTTGCTCCACTACCCCAGCTTGGAGAGAAACCAAAGAGAAATTGCGTAAGCGATCGCCCTCAACTGCCTTAATTCGAGGCACATTGGCGGCATTGAGATAAACGGTACCTCTCGCGTCTTCATAGACAGAAGTTCTTAAGCGATCTCTGGTGTGGCGGAGGTTGTGGTGCATGTGCCCAAAAGCGACTAGTGGCACTGTTTTGTTGAGGAGATGAGTTTGCGCGATCGCAGCAGCAAAGTCAGGATCACCATAATCTCCGCCGATGGGCATCCAATCTCGGCCACAAGGGTCTTCTGGGCGATCGCCGAGTCCAGTAGGGCCGCAGTGACCTAAAAAGATCACGGTTTCGTGAGTCGTACTTTGAACTGCTTCTAAGATTTTGGCGGTCGATTCTTGGAAACTTGTCACTTCGTAACGTTCTCGGTAAAATTGTTCGTTCTTCCAAGAGGAGCCACCCCAGCTAAACGGGCGACTGCCCACAACGGTTAAGTTAAAAACGGGAAAGTCGAGCTTGCTGTAGCCGACGTGGGTTTCACCGAGCAAATCTAATTGGTCTTGCACCCAGTCTTCTTTAGTGCGATCGTAGGGACATTTTTTTCTGCCCCAGTCAGAGGCACTATACCAAGCGTCGTGGTTGCCCATGATGGCGGCTTTAGGCACCTCTACAGCAGCGATCGCCCGGACCACTTCTACGGATTCGTTGCCAAAGTCGCCCACAAAGAACGCTAAATCCACGCCTAAATGTTTCAGGGCTTGCCCATCTTCGGCTTCCCAAGCATCGTGGACATCACCAATAACAGCAATTTTGATGGTTTGATTGCGATCGCTCTGACTGCTCATGCCTATTCCTTTTCGTCGCTAGGGGCTGACCAAACCAACCCTTTTCCAGGATAGGCAAGCATTGAACGTTTTAACAGGACTTTAGGACAGAGTTGACACTAATATGCCAAAACTAGCATACTGATGATATGAGTTCAAATTTGAAACCAGTTGAATGGGTTGGAAGCTCCCTTGAGGATCTGAAAGATTTTCCAGAGGAAGTTCAGCAGGTTGTTGGATATGCTCTGTACTTGGCTCAATGCGGTGAGAAGCATCCCTTTGCTAAACCACTCAAAGGATTTAAGGGTGCTGGGGTGCTTGAAGTAGTGGACGACTTTGATGGAGACACTTATCGAGCTGTTTACACCATAAAATTTGTCGATGTCGTTTATGTCTTGCACGCTTTTCAGAAGAAATCAAAGCAAGGGATTGCTACACCCAAACAAGACATTAAGTTGATTGAGGCAAGGCTTAAGCGAGCCAAGGAACACCACTCTCAAAACTACAAAAAGCAGCAGGGAAAATAAGGATGAATCAAGAAATTAAAGTACAAGCAAGTAGTGGCAATGTCTTTGCCGACTTAGGGTTGGAGAACTCGGATGAATTGCTGGTGAAAGCAGAGCTCGCTCGTAAGATCAGCAGCATTATTACCAAGCAAGAAATGACCCAGGCTGAAGCAGCAGAGCTTTTGAAGATTGACCAACCAAAAGTGTCTGCCCTAATGAATGGAAAGTTATCAGGGTTTTCGACGGTACGACTATTCCGCTTCTTAAACGCTTTGGGTCAAGATGTGGAGGTTGTAGTAAAAACTAAACCTAAATCTCACTTGCAGGCTAGAACGCGGGTTGTTACTTCATAATTTTTTCGTATTTACTCTGATTGATAGAAATTTTAGGTAATTGAAAATCTTAAAGTTGATCAACACCGAATAATGTCTCTTCCAGTTCGTCAGCT
It includes:
- a CDS encoding SGNH/GDSL hydrolase family protein: MKSVLTGIAGVAIAVGSLALVSQPSTAATLSFNQVYFFGDSLSDPGNAYRASGGLVPPSPPYAQRFSNGPVWAEYLAGQLGLSPLPSTQLSAQNPPIQGANFAFGGATSGTANTVFPLFPALQQQIAQFLSLPLPANPNALFVLWAGANDYLPTQSAFQPFNDPNPSVTNLTTAVTALEGAGARSILVLNLPDLGTLPLTRTTPDAQRLNNLSQAHNNLLFQEIGNLERSPGFDANIIPLDVNALFQQVISQPSQFGFTNVTEPCFNQQPFSICSNPNEYLFWDSIHPTTAAHQAISNLALTTLRSSDEDPASVPEPTATLGLLALAGLGISQVKRRGLINRAANKAEGAETHTHLE
- a CDS encoding creatininase family protein — protein: MHSFIPPERFFPYLTWTEIQAMPDKANVVLVQPLGAIEQHGPHLPLIVDAAIGVAVLGKALHQLEASIPAYALPPLYYGKSNEHWHFPGTITLSAQTLLATLSEIAESVYRAGFRKLVLMNSHGGQPQVLEIVARDLHVKYEDFSIFPLFTWQAPHIAKELLSPKELAWGIHAGDAETSLMLAILPNQIRMERAIAEYPSEQPEGSLLSMEGKLPFAWATRDMSQSGVIGDPTTATAEKGDRLLESLAAGWAQVIQDVYAFQPLQPY
- a CDS encoding lytic transglycosylase domain-containing protein; the protein is MLKQWTSSRSLTAVTALIVRGLLVGGLALPVVVPAAQASTYDFQVEPASTLPAQVVALRRAIIGQESGANFRAVNRHSGALGYGQVMPANVPSWTKEALGHSISASEFLNSPELQLQVIDFKLNQYWQAALVASNGDEAIAVRRVASHWYSGKPYRYNYTTASYYGGHRYPSVAEYTLAILQRYEQQKGLLGLTQLGYSSW
- a CDS encoding helix-turn-helix domain-containing protein codes for the protein MNQEIKVQASSGNVFADLGLENSDELLVKAELARKISSIITKQEMTQAEAAELLKIDQPKVSALMNGKLSGFSTVRLFRFLNALGQDVEVVVKTKPKSHLQARTRVVTS
- a CDS encoding tetratricopeptide repeat protein codes for the protein MTSSSIQAFDQPFETADLTTTQSTSEQVEGRTLAEKLGTDPVKTTVAAAVSAGVAGAAIGRLFAGRVGATIGAVVGTIAGATISNDDSPTTTQAIEGAVSTVKDASEQVKTSATRLADSAQQVVHSSQVKLADTAQTAKQQVQASQAQLSSAARKAAENLRHQQLQPQQAANGSHRFSLEQNYELSAEMHYQIGVALGRQGKLDKAIEEFQEALDLAPDSAETHYNLGIAFSKQGDVDQGLEYLQQANELCLAHGNPKGAKLIKRAIKRIDQTLVLD
- a CDS encoding type II toxin-antitoxin system RelE/ParE family toxin, which codes for MSSNLKPVEWVGSSLEDLKDFPEEVQQVVGYALYLAQCGEKHPFAKPLKGFKGAGVLEVVDDFDGDTYRAVYTIKFVDVVYVLHAFQKKSKQGIATPKQDIKLIEARLKRAKEHHSQNYKKQQGK
- a CDS encoding DUF72 domain-containing protein, producing MNFFLGCAVWAYKDWVGDLFPPKSRPADFLQLYSRRFTTVEGNTTFYSVPDAETVARWAAETPPGFEFCLKLPRDITHQGLLEPQIPAALGFLEHMQGLGDRLGPMFVQLPPSYNPAWIDDLTAFLQAWPRETAPLALEVRHLDWFKATHAIKLTELLENLGVGRVLLDTRAVYNGPDDPQLNSERRKPKLPLQPSVTAPFSLVRFINHPERDVNQEYWAEWVTHVEQWLHQGTRVYFFMHCPQEARSPGHARAFQHLLEQQGVPIPALPWDSFDQPPAQLSLF
- the cobA gene encoding uroporphyrinogen-III C-methyltransferase; the protein is MIEQPGKVYLVGSGPGDVAYLTVRGYQLLTQAEVLVYDALAEEELLQFVPETCLKLNVGKRGGQPSTPQTEIDRLLVEYCLQGKQVVRLKSGDPFIFGRSTSEIQALVAANCVFEVVPGISSAIAAPLFAGIPLTDPVLSSCFAVATAHDLDALNWAALAQIETLTLLMGGRNLAEIVTRLQQQGRSPDTPIAIVRWAGRPQQQVWVGTLATIVAQTAGIALSPCVITIGEVVRLQDYLRSPTNRQNDTQTNPINGLVLNSLLSPGTVVSTPDQALITQLPLTGKTVLVTRSVGQSSEFCDRLQAIGAQVIEMPTLEIGPPSSWQELDQAIAQLHSFDWLVLTSTNAVDYFFERLAAQGKDARALAGVKIAVVGQKTASSLGQRGLKADFTPPDFVADSLVTHFPEASLQGSKILFPRVESGGREVLVKEFSAQGAEVVEVAAYQSACPAAIAPAALNALQHGSVDIITFASSKTVKHFCQLVEAALGHSFLIDELQRICIASIGPQTSKTCLERFGRVEVEAQEYTLPGLTQAIAQWAVERATSQA
- a CDS encoding ankyrin repeat domain-containing protein — translated: MATAAIATVPNPYQWALLSKLSIQPHPSLCQDATAMRRYLNSGGNPNAMTRGGDVQVKRKDGMTPLAIAAQFQDAKGDKIKLLLTQGADVNAKDNQGKTVLHYLASAYAIEKRKAFELLLAAGAEINP
- a CDS encoding TIGR04168 family protein, which codes for MSSQSDRNQTIKIAVIGDVHDAWEAEDGQALKHLGVDLAFFVGDFGNESVEVVRAIAAVEVPKAAIMGNHDAWYSASDWGRKKCPYDRTKEDWVQDQLDLLGETHVGYSKLDFPVFNLTVVGSRPFSWGGSSWKNEQFYRERYEVTSFQESTAKILEAVQSTTHETVIFLGHCGPTGLGDRPEDPCGRDWMPIGGDYGDPDFAAAIAQTHLLNKTVPLVAFGHMHHNLRHTRDRLRTSVYEDARGTVYLNAANVPRIKAVEGDRLRNFSLVSLQAGVVEQASLVWVNQAFEVVSEQLMYRKTNAVAEAV